A genome region from Corvus hawaiiensis isolate bCorHaw1 chromosome 4, bCorHaw1.pri.cur, whole genome shotgun sequence includes the following:
- the LOC125324884 gene encoding lactosylceramide 4-alpha-galactosyltransferase-like isoform X5, giving the protein MMAVSGEQAPAGERMLRMPSCLLKLTRVVLSHKPWALFILIVTFVSFVYHKLHWGIWEDPNSRGHPYGLSDEISCAHYVPSSLNIAAGPSPSTGNVFFVETSEQTTPSYLFSCSVESAARAHPGSRVTVLMKGMAKGNTSLPKHWAFSLLSCFPNVEIQPLDLTELFSGTPLAQWYLQPQRYQEPHFLAVLSDACRIVLMWKFGGIYLDTDFIVLKNLQNLTNALGIQGDDVLNGAFLSFKPKHEFMELCMQDFVQNYNGWVWGHQGPELLSRVFKKWCSLRTIKTMSCKGVSALAPEAVYPIPWQNWKKLFEAVSDLELHKLLEHSYAVHIWNKLSHGTKLEIPSQALLAQLYSQFCPATYAKMKQDSEEWARRAV; this is encoded by the coding sequence ATGATGGCTGTCTCGGGAGAGCAGGCTCCGGCTGGAGAGAGAATGCTCAGGATGCCCAGCTGCCTCCTAAAGCTGACCAGGGTGGTGCTGAGCCACAAGCCCTGGGCTCTGTTTATCCTCATCGTTACATTCGTATCCTTTGTCTACCACAAGTTGCACTGGGGCATCTGGGAGGACCCAAACAGCAGAGGCCACCCCTACGGCTTGTCAGATGAAATCAGCTGTGCTCACTATGTGCCTTCTTCCCTCAACATTGCTGCTGGGCCCTCTCCTTCCACAGGGAATGTGTTTTTTGTGGAGACATCAGAGCAAACTACCCCAAGTTACCTGTTCTCATGCTCTGTGGAGTCAGCAGCCAGGGCACACCCTGGGTCAAGGGTCACGGTCCTCATGAAAGGCATGGCCAAAGGGAACACCTCCTTACCCAAGCACTGGGCTTTCTCCTTGCTGAGCTGCTTCCCCAACGTGGAAATCCAGCCCCTGGACTTGACAGAGCTCTTTTCTGGAACGCCTCTGGCACAGTGGTACTTGCAGCCTCAGCGCTACCAGGAGCCTCATTTTTTAGCCGTTCTGTCTGATGCCTGCAGGATTGTCCTCATGTGGAAATTTGGTGGCATCTACCTGGATACAGACTTCATTGTGCTTAAGAACTTGCAGAACCTCACCAATGCCCTTGGGATCCAGGGTGATGATGTGCTGAATGGGGCTTTTCTGTCCTTTAAGCCCAAGCACGAGTTCATGGAACTTTGCATGCAGGACTTTGTGCAGAACTACAATGGCTGGGTCTGGGGGCACCAGGGCCCAGAGCTTCTATCTCGTGTCTTCAAGAAATGGTGCTCCCTCAGAACTATCAAGACCATGAGCTGCAAAGGTGTGAGTGCTCTTGCCCCAGAAGCTGTGTATCCTATTCCGTGGCAGAACTGGAAGAAGCTGTTTGAGGCAGTCAGTGACTTGGAGCTTCACAAACTCCTTGAGCACAGCTATGCAGTGCACATATGGAACAAACTGAGCCACGGGACCAAGTTAGAGATCCcatcccaggctctgctggctcagcTCTATTCCCAGTTCTGCCCCGCCACCTATGCAAAGATGAAACAGGACTCTGAAGAGTGGGCAAGGCGTGCAGTGTGA
- the LOC125324884 gene encoding lactosylceramide 4-alpha-galactosyltransferase-like isoform X1: MCSCPWAFGARLWAREVLLLLPFTLRRGKGSSADANAEDGARLTYLFVAASLIISSSPSLPFARRREEVRVGGIACPPPGSTGRAEQIMMAVSGEQAPAGERMLRMPSCLLKLTRVVLSHKPWALFILIVTFVSFVYHKLHWGIWEDPNSRGHPYGLSDEISCAHYVPSSLNIAAGPSPSTGNVFFVETSEQTTPSYLFSCSVESAARAHPGSRVTVLMKGMAKGNTSLPKHWAFSLLSCFPNVEIQPLDLTELFSGTPLAQWYLQPQRYQEPHFLAVLSDACRIVLMWKFGGIYLDTDFIVLKNLQNLTNALGIQGDDVLNGAFLSFKPKHEFMELCMQDFVQNYNGWVWGHQGPELLSRVFKKWCSLRTIKTMSCKGVSALAPEAVYPIPWQNWKKLFEAVSDLELHKLLEHSYAVHIWNKLSHGTKLEIPSQALLAQLYSQFCPATYAKMKQDSEEWARRAV; this comes from the exons TCTACTGCCCTTCACTTTAAGGAGAGGCAAGGGCAGCAGTGCTGATGCTAACGCTGAGGATGGAGCTAGACTGACTTATCTGTTTGTTGCTGCCTCATTAATaatctcttcctctccatccctcccttttGCCAGAAGAAGAGAGGAAGTAAGGGTAGGAGGGATTGCCTGTCCACCACCAGGATCcactggcagagctgagcag atCATGATGGCTGTCTCGGGAGAGCAGGCTCCGGCTGGAGAGAGAATGCTCAGGATGCCCAGCTGCCTCCTAAAGCTGACCAGGGTGGTGCTGAGCCACAAGCCCTGGGCTCTGTTTATCCTCATCGTTACATTCGTATCCTTTGTCTACCACAAGTTGCACTGGGGCATCTGGGAGGACCCAAACAGCAGAGGCCACCCCTACGGCTTGTCAGATGAAATCAGCTGTGCTCACTATGTGCCTTCTTCCCTCAACATTGCTGCTGGGCCCTCTCCTTCCACAGGGAATGTGTTTTTTGTGGAGACATCAGAGCAAACTACCCCAAGTTACCTGTTCTCATGCTCTGTGGAGTCAGCAGCCAGGGCACACCCTGGGTCAAGGGTCACGGTCCTCATGAAAGGCATGGCCAAAGGGAACACCTCCTTACCCAAGCACTGGGCTTTCTCCTTGCTGAGCTGCTTCCCCAACGTGGAAATCCAGCCCCTGGACTTGACAGAGCTCTTTTCTGGAACGCCTCTGGCACAGTGGTACTTGCAGCCTCAGCGCTACCAGGAGCCTCATTTTTTAGCCGTTCTGTCTGATGCCTGCAGGATTGTCCTCATGTGGAAATTTGGTGGCATCTACCTGGATACAGACTTCATTGTGCTTAAGAACTTGCAGAACCTCACCAATGCCCTTGGGATCCAGGGTGATGATGTGCTGAATGGGGCTTTTCTGTCCTTTAAGCCCAAGCACGAGTTCATGGAACTTTGCATGCAGGACTTTGTGCAGAACTACAATGGCTGGGTCTGGGGGCACCAGGGCCCAGAGCTTCTATCTCGTGTCTTCAAGAAATGGTGCTCCCTCAGAACTATCAAGACCATGAGCTGCAAAGGTGTGAGTGCTCTTGCCCCAGAAGCTGTGTATCCTATTCCGTGGCAGAACTGGAAGAAGCTGTTTGAGGCAGTCAGTGACTTGGAGCTTCACAAACTCCTTGAGCACAGCTATGCAGTGCACATATGGAACAAACTGAGCCACGGGACCAAGTTAGAGATCCcatcccaggctctgctggctcagcTCTATTCCCAGTTCTGCCCCGCCACCTATGCAAAGATGAAACAGGACTCTGAAGAGTGGGCAAGGCGTGCAGTGTGA
- the LOC125324884 gene encoding lactosylceramide 4-alpha-galactosyltransferase-like isoform X3, with the protein MRLEGSSEITLKQPKINFCIWPQIMMAVSGEQAPAGERMLRMPSCLLKLTRVVLSHKPWALFILIVTFVSFVYHKLHWGIWEDPNSRGHPYGLSDEISCAHYVPSSLNIAAGPSPSTGNVFFVETSEQTTPSYLFSCSVESAARAHPGSRVTVLMKGMAKGNTSLPKHWAFSLLSCFPNVEIQPLDLTELFSGTPLAQWYLQPQRYQEPHFLAVLSDACRIVLMWKFGGIYLDTDFIVLKNLQNLTNALGIQGDDVLNGAFLSFKPKHEFMELCMQDFVQNYNGWVWGHQGPELLSRVFKKWCSLRTIKTMSCKGVSALAPEAVYPIPWQNWKKLFEAVSDLELHKLLEHSYAVHIWNKLSHGTKLEIPSQALLAQLYSQFCPATYAKMKQDSEEWARRAV; encoded by the coding sequence atCATGATGGCTGTCTCGGGAGAGCAGGCTCCGGCTGGAGAGAGAATGCTCAGGATGCCCAGCTGCCTCCTAAAGCTGACCAGGGTGGTGCTGAGCCACAAGCCCTGGGCTCTGTTTATCCTCATCGTTACATTCGTATCCTTTGTCTACCACAAGTTGCACTGGGGCATCTGGGAGGACCCAAACAGCAGAGGCCACCCCTACGGCTTGTCAGATGAAATCAGCTGTGCTCACTATGTGCCTTCTTCCCTCAACATTGCTGCTGGGCCCTCTCCTTCCACAGGGAATGTGTTTTTTGTGGAGACATCAGAGCAAACTACCCCAAGTTACCTGTTCTCATGCTCTGTGGAGTCAGCAGCCAGGGCACACCCTGGGTCAAGGGTCACGGTCCTCATGAAAGGCATGGCCAAAGGGAACACCTCCTTACCCAAGCACTGGGCTTTCTCCTTGCTGAGCTGCTTCCCCAACGTGGAAATCCAGCCCCTGGACTTGACAGAGCTCTTTTCTGGAACGCCTCTGGCACAGTGGTACTTGCAGCCTCAGCGCTACCAGGAGCCTCATTTTTTAGCCGTTCTGTCTGATGCCTGCAGGATTGTCCTCATGTGGAAATTTGGTGGCATCTACCTGGATACAGACTTCATTGTGCTTAAGAACTTGCAGAACCTCACCAATGCCCTTGGGATCCAGGGTGATGATGTGCTGAATGGGGCTTTTCTGTCCTTTAAGCCCAAGCACGAGTTCATGGAACTTTGCATGCAGGACTTTGTGCAGAACTACAATGGCTGGGTCTGGGGGCACCAGGGCCCAGAGCTTCTATCTCGTGTCTTCAAGAAATGGTGCTCCCTCAGAACTATCAAGACCATGAGCTGCAAAGGTGTGAGTGCTCTTGCCCCAGAAGCTGTGTATCCTATTCCGTGGCAGAACTGGAAGAAGCTGTTTGAGGCAGTCAGTGACTTGGAGCTTCACAAACTCCTTGAGCACAGCTATGCAGTGCACATATGGAACAAACTGAGCCACGGGACCAAGTTAGAGATCCcatcccaggctctgctggctcagcTCTATTCCCAGTTCTGCCCCGCCACCTATGCAAAGATGAAACAGGACTCTGAAGAGTGGGCAAGGCGTGCAGTGTGA